A genomic region of Barnesiella viscericola DSM 18177 contains the following coding sequences:
- a CDS encoding helix-turn-helix domain-containing protein gives MKTDQLTFNDLPAVVGELCDRIASMENLLTEKLSKQHEVKENTHVPMTVQEACAYLKMPLSTFYYKVKKDDIPVIKQGKHLYIYRDELDKWLESSRKNPAPQTFEEENEAMLASHRRKPNLKNW, from the coding sequence ATGAAAACAGACCAACTTACATTCAATGACTTGCCGGCAGTAGTCGGCGAACTTTGCGACCGGATAGCAAGCATGGAGAATCTGCTGACAGAAAAACTGTCCAAGCAGCATGAAGTCAAAGAAAACACGCACGTTCCCATGACCGTGCAGGAAGCTTGCGCCTATCTCAAAATGCCGTTATCGACATTTTATTACAAGGTCAAAAAAGATGATATTCCAGTCATCAAGCAAGGAAAACATCTATACATCTACCGGGATGAACTGGACAAATGGCTGGAATCCTCCCGAAAGAATCCGGCTCCGCAAACTTTCGAGGAAGAGAACGAAGCCATGCTCGCTTCCCATCGCCGTAAACCTAACCTTAAAAACTGGTAA
- a CDS encoding tyrosine-type recombinase/integrase has protein sequence MNDCKTVTLRTRPLKNRMLSFYLDYYPGYRDKETMKVIRHESLGIYIYANPKNKREQDFNEVMAEKAEVIRCRRFESVVNERYDFFDKYKLKADFLEYFRNQLRKHDPKREFVYLHFSNFVHGKCTFEELDIDLCNKFREYLLTAKKLKRNGHITRNSASGYWSTFRGLLKILYRNGLIRNNVNDFLEKIETEDVVKDYLSVEELYKLAETPCKKPVLKTASLFSCMTSLRISDILALCWEDIVDYSAGGKCVHIVTKKNRSEDIIPISEEALDLIGYSPDKRGMVFKGLQRCWTQTYMKGWIRSAGITKKITFHSYRRTFATLQAAAGTDIRTIQSMMAHKSITTTQRYMKVVDSNKREASKKITLMRKD, from the coding sequence ATGAACGATTGTAAAACCGTAACATTAAGAACACGTCCTTTGAAAAACAGGATGCTGTCGTTTTATCTGGATTATTATCCTGGGTATAGAGACAAGGAAACAATGAAAGTTATCCGTCATGAATCGCTTGGCATCTATATATATGCCAATCCGAAGAACAAGCGGGAACAGGACTTCAACGAGGTAATGGCCGAGAAAGCTGAAGTCATCCGTTGCCGCAGGTTCGAGTCGGTAGTGAATGAACGGTATGATTTCTTCGACAAGTACAAACTCAAGGCTGATTTCCTGGAGTATTTCCGTAATCAGCTCCGTAAACATGACCCAAAGAGGGAATTTGTCTATCTCCATTTCAGCAACTTCGTGCATGGGAAATGTACTTTTGAGGAGCTCGACATTGATCTCTGCAACAAGTTCCGTGAGTACCTGTTGACGGCAAAGAAACTCAAGCGTAACGGACACATCACACGAAACTCCGCATCGGGATATTGGTCTACATTCAGGGGACTTCTGAAAATCCTCTACCGTAACGGGCTGATCCGCAACAACGTCAATGACTTCCTCGAAAAGATCGAGACCGAGGATGTAGTCAAGGATTATCTTTCAGTGGAAGAACTCTACAAGCTGGCCGAGACACCCTGCAAGAAGCCTGTGCTAAAGACGGCATCGCTCTTCTCGTGCATGACCAGTCTGCGCATCAGCGACATCCTCGCCCTCTGCTGGGAGGACATCGTGGACTATTCGGCCGGTGGCAAGTGCGTACACATCGTCACCAAGAAGAACCGCTCCGAGGACATCATCCCCATCAGCGAGGAAGCACTGGACCTGATCGGCTACAGCCCTGACAAGCGGGGAATGGTATTCAAAGGGTTACAGCGCTGCTGGACTCAAACTTACATGAAAGGGTGGATCCGTTCGGCTGGAATCACCAAGAAGATTACATTCCACTCCTATCGTAGGACATTTGCTACGCTGCAAGCGGCTGCCGGAACGGACATCCGCACCATACAAAGCATGATGGCTCACAAAAGTATAACCACAACCCAAAGGTATATGAAAGTAGTGGACAGCAACAAGCGTGAAGCCAGCAAGAAAATCACCCTGATGCGGAAAGACTGA
- a CDS encoding helix-turn-helix domain-containing protein, with product MEVKRICQWCGKPFIAKKTTTCYCSPQCSKRGYKHRMMERKMELRHMQEMLELRSSLEKQEYFTFSQAARLMGVSRQYIYKLVKEEKLRASRLSGKMSLIRRADIELMLKSKPYERMVPKEDFKITEYYTAEEIAQKYKVNAKWVWTYTRQHKVPKVRIRQFNYYSKKHIDAAFAKYEVDSDLTEWYTPEEIQEKYGMTRIAIRSHVYRNNIPSKKEHGQIFYSKLHFDLSKTAEQESKAEYYTVKEAMEKFNLSRDSVYNILQFHQIPREKNGRFVRFLKVDFDRVMGVRK from the coding sequence ATGGAGGTAAAAAGGATTTGTCAATGGTGCGGAAAACCCTTCATCGCCAAGAAAACGACGACTTGTTATTGCAGCCCGCAATGCTCGAAACGGGGCTACAAACACCGCATGATGGAGCGGAAGATGGAGCTGCGCCACATGCAGGAGATGCTGGAACTGCGCTCGTCGCTGGAGAAGCAGGAATACTTCACCTTTTCGCAGGCGGCACGTTTGATGGGCGTAAGCCGCCAGTATATCTACAAACTGGTCAAGGAGGAGAAGCTCCGCGCATCGCGGCTCAGCGGGAAGATGTCGTTGATACGGCGGGCCGACATCGAGCTCATGCTCAAAAGCAAGCCTTATGAGCGAATGGTCCCGAAGGAGGACTTCAAGATAACGGAATACTATACCGCCGAGGAGATTGCCCAAAAGTACAAGGTCAACGCCAAATGGGTATGGACCTACACGCGGCAGCACAAGGTCCCGAAAGTGAGAATCCGCCAGTTCAACTATTACAGCAAGAAGCATATCGACGCTGCCTTTGCCAAGTATGAGGTGGATTCCGACCTGACGGAGTGGTACACGCCCGAAGAGATCCAGGAGAAATACGGCATGACCCGCATCGCCATCCGCTCGCACGTCTACCGCAACAATATCCCCTCGAAAAAAGAGCACGGGCAGATATTCTACTCCAAACTCCACTTCGATCTTTCCAAGACTGCTGAACAGGAGAGCAAGGCGGAATATTACACCGTCAAGGAGGCAATGGAAAAATTCAACCTCTCCCGTGACTCAGTTTATAATATCCTACAGTTCCACCAGATTCCCCGAGAGAAGAACGGGCGCTTCGTCCGCTTCCTGAAAGTGGATTTTGACCGGGTGATGGGTGTCCGTAAGTAA
- a CDS encoding helix-turn-helix domain-containing protein, producing the protein MTKSTMGTKLPRKLEQKMQIVGEQIRLARLRRNLSIAQVAERATCSPLTVSRIEKGVPTVAIGIYLRVLYALQLDDDILLLAKEDAMGKALQDLSLKQRERASKKE; encoded by the coding sequence ATGACGAAAAGTACGATGGGTACCAAGTTACCAAGAAAGCTGGAGCAGAAGATGCAGATAGTAGGAGAACAGATTAGGCTAGCCAGATTACGCAGAAATCTTAGTATTGCTCAGGTTGCCGAACGTGCCACCTGTTCACCTCTTACAGTTTCTCGCATAGAGAAAGGTGTACCGACAGTGGCAATAGGCATTTATCTTAGGGTGCTTTATGCGCTTCAGCTGGATGATGATATTCTTCTGCTTGCAAAAGAAGATGCAATGGGAAAAGCATTACAGGATTTAAGTCTTAAACAGCGGGAAAGGGCATCCAAAAAAGAATAA
- a CDS encoding type II toxin-antitoxin system HipA family toxin produces the protein MKKLYVFADFDWLKEPRLIGELSYESLRGSDSYGFCYNDEWLKDYGGLFLSDDLNNYPGQQYTAPGKDIFGCFSDALPDRWGRTLINRREQILAKEEKRPVRRLSSFDYLIGIEDFSRMGAFRFKESINGDYINASEDLRIPPLTDIRELIAASSEIEKSEDENRLPEMRWIVQLVQPGSSLGGARPKASVIDENKILYIAKFPSRKDDYDAGLWEHFSHLLAKKAGVNAAETRVISTSDKYHTLLSRRFDRREDGKRIHFASAMTLLGLNDGDNANTGNGYLDMVDFILQNCTNVEDNLKELYRRVAFNICIGNTDDHFRNHGFLLTAKGWTLSPAYDMNPTLNEYQSLLINSSTNKSDLNELLNSCEEYMLQKQSAQQIISEVLNAVKEWQSLATRLGIAKSEQERFVVVFERQVTSYDRV, from the coding sequence ATGAAAAAACTCTATGTATTTGCTGATTTTGATTGGTTGAAAGAACCAAGGCTAATTGGAGAGCTGAGTTACGAATCCCTTCGTGGCTCTGATAGCTATGGATTTTGCTATAATGATGAATGGCTCAAGGACTATGGAGGTCTGTTTCTTAGTGATGACTTGAACAACTATCCCGGTCAGCAATACACGGCTCCCGGCAAGGATATTTTCGGATGTTTTTCTGATGCCCTCCCGGATAGATGGGGACGTACATTGATAAATCGTCGGGAGCAGATTCTAGCAAAGGAAGAAAAGCGTCCGGTACGTCGGCTTTCTTCATTCGACTATCTTATCGGGATTGAGGACTTTTCTCGCATGGGAGCTTTTCGATTCAAGGAGTCTATAAATGGAGATTATATCAATGCAAGCGAAGACCTGCGCATACCACCACTGACAGATATTCGTGAGTTGATTGCAGCTAGTTCCGAAATAGAGAAAAGTGAAGATGAGAACAGGTTACCCGAAATGCGTTGGATTGTTCAATTGGTACAACCTGGTTCATCTCTTGGCGGAGCGCGTCCAAAGGCAAGTGTAATTGACGAGAACAAGATTTTGTATATAGCAAAGTTTCCGTCCCGCAAAGATGATTATGATGCTGGGCTTTGGGAACATTTCTCACATCTATTGGCAAAGAAGGCCGGTGTCAATGCTGCAGAAACAAGAGTAATCTCTACAAGCGACAAATACCATACTTTGCTTTCCCGGCGATTTGACAGAAGGGAAGACGGTAAGCGCATACATTTTGCTTCAGCCATGACTCTTTTGGGCTTAAATGATGGAGACAATGCCAATACTGGTAACGGCTATCTGGATATGGTTGATTTTATACTTCAGAACTGTACTAACGTGGAGGATAATCTGAAAGAACTGTATCGCAGAGTCGCGTTCAATATCTGCATCGGTAATACAGATGATCATTTCCGCAATCATGGTTTTCTTCTGACTGCCAAGGGGTGGACTTTATCTCCGGCTTATGATATGAATCCCACTCTGAATGAGTATCAGAGCCTATTGATCAATAGCTCTACCAATAAATCTGATTTGAATGAACTGCTGAATTCTTGCGAGGAATATATGCTTCAGAAACAGTCGGCTCAGCAAATCATTAGTGAAGTACTGAATGCAGTCAAGGAATGGCAATCATTGGCTACGAGACTAGGTATTGCTAAAAGCGAACAGGAACGGTTTGTGGTAGTTTTTGAGAGGCAGGTAACATCGTATGATAGGGTGTAG
- a CDS encoding IS982 family transposase, translating into MFSEAKVTEIFCMADDFCKEFAKTQEKYMVEDKNHKHRNKPNRMSDAEIMVILVLFHSGGFRCFKHYYKEYVCKHLTHLFPRRVSYNRFVELEKEVLLQLTIFIKEVLLGTCTGISFVDSTPLRVCRNQRILIHKTFKGLAERGKCSMGWFFGFKLHLIINDKGEILNFMFTPGNVDDREPLKQTKFLKNIKGKLCADKGYIGQTLFENLFLNGIQLITKVKNNMKNSLMSIADKILLRKRALIETVNDELKNIAQIEHSRHRSFNNFIANSLSAIAAYCFFEKKPAIDVRFVKDGQLTMF; encoded by the coding sequence ATGTTCTCAGAGGCTAAAGTTACGGAGATTTTTTGTATGGCGGATGATTTTTGCAAGGAATTTGCCAAAACACAGGAAAAATATATGGTTGAAGACAAGAATCATAAGCATCGGAATAAGCCGAACCGGATGAGTGATGCGGAAATCATGGTCATCCTAGTCCTGTTCCACTCGGGAGGCTTCAGATGTTTCAAGCATTACTACAAAGAATATGTATGCAAACATCTGACGCATCTCTTTCCCAGACGTGTGTCCTATAACCGTTTTGTAGAACTGGAAAAGGAAGTCCTGCTGCAGCTGACCATTTTCATCAAGGAAGTCCTGTTGGGTACTTGTACCGGTATCAGCTTTGTGGATTCCACACCGCTGCGTGTATGCCGAAACCAACGCATATTGATTCACAAGACTTTTAAGGGTCTCGCCGAACGTGGAAAATGCTCCATGGGATGGTTCTTCGGGTTTAAGCTTCACCTGATCATCAACGATAAGGGTGAAATTCTCAATTTCATGTTTACTCCGGGAAATGTGGATGACCGTGAACCGCTGAAACAGACAAAGTTCCTGAAGAACATCAAGGGCAAACTGTGTGCGGACAAGGGGTATATCGGGCAAACCTTGTTCGAGAACCTATTTCTTAACGGCATACAGTTGATAACCAAAGTGAAGAACAACATGAAGAACTCCCTGATGAGCATAGCGGACAAAATCCTGCTGAGAAAACGTGCTTTGATTGAAACAGTCAATGACGAGTTAAAGAACATCGCCCAGATTGAACACTCCAGACACCGTTCCTTCAATAACTTTATTGCCAACTCGCTCTCTGCCATAGCTGCATACTGCTTCTTTGAAAAGAAGCCCGCCATTGACGTACGTTTTGTCAAAGACGGACAACTCACGATGTTTTAA
- a CDS encoding DUF2971 domain-containing protein → MSIEHNTISSISKLLNEYGREYQIIPNNEILSREYICDAFIYKKNVLIAVVEIKNLYKRLANKGILLNRLLHYANKVNASYCILCNDIAGYFYKANNYNNIENIEVPLSKLELIIRSIIEEINNLEEKFNPNEILSIFRQTKNECNLNNRQFNNFIDELDVDYIKNNISKLPDGRFSLSEEFERKFFTNMLLDREFNQLCRYTSLSSTIRIIKEKKASVCSIACMNDKSECYYFDQYINNIDKIDYSSLSPYAIKEINSTYISSCAEIESKDKLTMWRMYGNDAKGTCLIYDIDKGLLDNNFFIAPISYADKDKKHPYIEFIKKLLEKDICFNQLNIWKHFFKPVDYKDEKEIRLLYFCDDESKFKWIQSSDEIFCPIIEFPIDDGNNKYPLIIEEIILGPKCPEKITNRQQLQQYCSYNKIPKKVNITLSEIDNYR, encoded by the coding sequence ATGAGTATAGAGCATAATACCATTTCAAGCATATCTAAATTACTAAATGAATATGGTAGGGAATATCAAATAATTCCCAATAATGAAATATTGTCTAGAGAATACATATGTGATGCTTTTATTTATAAAAAGAATGTATTGATAGCAGTAGTGGAAATTAAAAATCTATATAAAAGATTGGCAAATAAAGGAATACTGCTAAATAGATTATTGCATTATGCAAATAAAGTAAATGCTTCATATTGTATATTGTGTAATGATATAGCAGGTTATTTTTATAAGGCTAATAATTACAACAATATAGAGAATATAGAAGTTCCATTAAGCAAATTAGAGCTTATAATAAGATCTATTATTGAGGAAATCAATAATTTAGAGGAGAAATTTAACCCCAATGAGATTTTGTCAATTTTTAGACAGACAAAAAATGAATGCAATCTCAATAATCGTCAATTCAATAATTTTATAGATGAGCTTGATGTCGATTATATAAAAAACAATATCTCGAAATTGCCTGATGGCCGTTTTTCTTTAAGTGAAGAATTTGAAAGAAAATTCTTTACTAATATGCTTCTAGATAGAGAATTTAATCAATTATGCAGATATACTTCTCTCTCATCAACAATAAGAATAATCAAAGAAAAGAAAGCAAGTGTATGTAGTATAGCTTGTATGAATGATAAAAGTGAATGTTATTATTTTGATCAGTATATCAATAATATTGATAAAATTGATTATTCGTCATTATCACCTTATGCCATTAAAGAAATAAACAGTACATATATCAGTTCGTGTGCTGAAATTGAAAGCAAAGACAAACTAACAATGTGGAGAATGTATGGAAACGATGCTAAAGGTACTTGCTTAATCTATGATATAGATAAAGGTTTATTGGATAATAACTTTTTCATAGCTCCAATTTCCTATGCTGATAAAGACAAGAAGCATCCATATATTGAGTTTATAAAAAAGCTACTAGAAAAAGATATATGCTTTAATCAACTTAATATATGGAAGCACTTTTTCAAGCCTGTAGATTATAAAGATGAGAAAGAAATAAGATTACTTTATTTCTGTGATGATGAAAGTAAGTTTAAATGGATTCAATCGTCTGATGAAATATTTTGCCCAATAATAGAATTTCCTATTGATGATGGCAACAATAAATACCCATTGATTATAGAAGAAATAATTTTAGGCCCTAAATGTCCAGAAAAGATAACAAACAGACAACAATTACAACAATATTGTTCATATAATAAGATTCCTAAAAAAGTAAATATTACTTTGTCTGAAATAGATAATTACAGGTAG
- a CDS encoding serine/threonine protein kinase: MKSIKEKIIKDLKVKWSMLIKYKNQINSLNIGKSYVDIYDVDMKSSLGSGGAAKVFRCKRKSDGQEFAIKFLYEKNQDKISRFKDEIKVMRMCARKGIEGVMPIIDFNIDECWYVMPIARSISDEIKDWKKKIEKVLPKDMYKDDIVKFAVEAFRNFAITLSQVHKFGYTHRDIKPKNLYRLDDKFLIGDFGIVDIPDSDHQTKKGDKLGAWNTIAPEVLRDASKATPAADVYSLAKSLWMYLATDEDGFDGRYDVEYSSISLHDIQQYRGKYLVEIDDFLHDATQEQPRKRPNMDDLIAALDSWERSDGDLRLRNIQEWDFIYKILFRGMKPVHTVLTEREDIVKTLNALSRYGVLNYSMLPSRGGLKLEGASIAPEEGCIYLDYQFTFICKPKRLVIRSFVGDELWNYFYLEFDKLPFIFEDRISEELIEDKPAHYIDAKNWIYRVYDYDTGEPLPVDAKRVERYCHGAIVFVAKRSFYNSISQTTDGRHADCSEEDFYSYICSMRNDYYSILSEEDITLIRNKYSQNPFKLDRTSGMDLLEIDTSHDGDLIRSHYDEINFVDLLVEESKASVKYCFKLNLMESRGLLDDFSIDYFLCKDGRVKKVKNDSEEIYYIYGRENAINLNKRLRKRLEEYSIANGQEYKTLDAYFYPYLFLVEVPKHIFNYKELKYVVMAADDRHDNYVVINESGYVEVVEDDYEFYPVRSGILTSYNGYVGKYSNGIFAKEFTKTFLALWLTYLETKKGVTSDTNTKYEQLSPKEIKDLIKGIINS, from the coding sequence TTGAAAAGTATTAAAGAGAAAATTATTAAAGATCTAAAAGTAAAGTGGAGTATGCTCATCAAATATAAAAATCAAATAAATTCTCTAAATATTGGAAAATCATATGTAGATATATATGATGTAGATATGAAATCCTCTTTAGGATCTGGAGGAGCTGCTAAAGTCTTTAGATGCAAGCGTAAAAGTGATGGACAAGAATTTGCTATTAAGTTTCTCTATGAGAAAAATCAAGATAAAATATCACGATTCAAAGATGAAATCAAAGTGATGCGTATGTGTGCGAGAAAGGGCATAGAGGGGGTTATGCCAATCATTGATTTTAATATTGATGAGTGTTGGTATGTTATGCCAATAGCTAGAAGCATAAGTGACGAAATTAAGGATTGGAAGAAGAAAATAGAAAAAGTACTTCCGAAAGATATGTATAAAGATGATATTGTGAAATTTGCAGTTGAAGCATTCCGCAATTTCGCTATAACTTTATCGCAAGTTCATAAGTTTGGTTATACTCATCGTGATATTAAACCTAAAAATTTATATCGGTTGGATGATAAATTTCTAATTGGAGATTTCGGTATTGTAGATATCCCAGACAGCGATCATCAAACAAAGAAAGGTGATAAATTGGGAGCTTGGAATACTATAGCCCCAGAGGTGTTAAGGGATGCAAGTAAAGCTACGCCAGCCGCAGATGTATACTCTTTGGCTAAGTCATTATGGATGTATTTAGCCACAGATGAAGATGGGTTTGATGGAAGATATGATGTTGAATATAGTTCTATCAGCCTTCATGATATCCAGCAGTATAGAGGTAAATATCTTGTAGAAATAGATGATTTTCTTCATGATGCAACACAAGAACAACCGAGGAAACGACCGAATATGGATGATTTGATTGCAGCCTTGGATTCCTGGGAAAGATCTGATGGTGATTTACGTCTAAGAAATATACAAGAATGGGATTTCATATATAAAATTCTCTTTAGAGGCATGAAACCGGTTCATACTGTCCTTACAGAAAGAGAAGATATTGTAAAGACTCTAAATGCTTTATCGAGATATGGCGTATTGAATTATTCCATGTTGCCTTCTAGAGGCGGTCTAAAGCTGGAAGGAGCGAGCATTGCACCTGAAGAAGGGTGTATTTATCTGGACTACCAATTTACTTTTATTTGTAAGCCAAAACGTTTAGTAATCAGAAGTTTTGTTGGAGATGAATTGTGGAATTATTTCTATCTTGAATTTGATAAACTTCCTTTTATTTTTGAAGATCGAATTAGTGAAGAATTGATTGAAGATAAGCCGGCTCATTACATCGATGCTAAGAATTGGATCTATCGAGTATATGATTATGACACAGGCGAACCATTACCAGTTGATGCAAAACGTGTTGAAAGGTATTGTCATGGAGCTATAGTCTTTGTCGCTAAGCGTAGTTTTTATAACTCAATAAGTCAAACAACTGACGGAAGACATGCCGATTGTTCCGAAGAGGACTTCTATTCTTACATTTGCTCAATGCGTAATGATTATTATTCAATTTTGAGTGAAGAAGATATTACACTTATACGAAATAAGTATTCTCAAAATCCTTTCAAACTGGATAGGACATCGGGTATGGATTTACTTGAAATAGACACCTCTCATGATGGAGATTTAATTAGAAGTCATTATGACGAAATCAATTTTGTAGATTTACTAGTTGAAGAATCTAAAGCATCTGTAAAATATTGCTTTAAACTCAACTTAATGGAATCTAGAGGATTACTTGACGATTTTTCTATTGATTATTTTCTATGCAAAGATGGCCGGGTGAAAAAAGTAAAAAATGACTCGGAAGAGATATACTATATTTACGGAAGAGAGAATGCAATTAATCTTAATAAAAGGCTGCGCAAAAGACTTGAAGAGTATAGTATAGCAAATGGGCAAGAGTATAAGACTTTAGATGCATACTTTTATCCATATTTATTTTTGGTAGAAGTCCCTAAGCATATTTTTAATTACAAGGAATTAAAATATGTAGTTATGGCAGCAGATGACCGACATGATAATTATGTCGTTATCAATGAGTCTGGTTATGTTGAAGTTGTTGAAGATGATTATGAGTTTTATCCAGTCAGAAGTGGAATATTAACCTCATACAACGGATATGTCGGAAAGTATTCTAATGGCATATTTGCGAAAGAATTTACCAAGACCTTTTTGGCACTTTGGCTAACATATTTAGAGACTAAGAAGGGCGTAACAAGTGACACAAATACTAAGTACGAGCAACTGTCTCCAAAAGAGATTAAAGATTTAATAAAAGGGATTATTAATAGTTAG